Proteins from a single region of Macaca fascicularis isolate 582-1 chromosome 5, T2T-MFA8v1.1:
- the SHISA3 gene encoding protein shisa-3 homolog, with amino-acid sequence MGALLALCLLLGWLRWGPAGAQQSGEYCHGWVDVQGNYHEGFQCPEDFDTLDATICCGSCALRYCCAAADARLEQGGCTNDRGELEHPGITAQPVYVPFLIVGSIFIAFIILGSVVAIYCCTCLRPKEPSQQPIRFSLRSYQTETLPMILTSTSPRAPSRQSSTATSSSSTGGSIRRFSFARAEPSCLVPSPPPPYTTSHPIHLAQPSGFLVSPQYFAYPLQQEPPLPGKSCPDFSSS; translated from the exons ATGGGGGCACTGCTGGCGCTTTGCCTTCTCCTTGGCTGGCTGCGCTGGGGCCCGGCGGGCGCCCAGCAGTCCGGAGAGTACTGCCACGGCTGGGTGGACGTGCAGGGCAACTACCACGAGGGCTTCCAGTGCCCAGAGGACTTCGACACGCTAGACGCTACCATCTGCTGCGGCTCCTGCGCGCTCCGCTACTGTTGCGCGGCGGCCGACGCCCGGCTGGAGCAAGGCGGCTGCACCAACGACCGCGGCGAGCTGGAGCACCCAGGCATCACCGCGC AGCCTGTCTACGTCCCCTTTCTCATCGTCGGCTCCATCTTCATTGCGTTCATCATCCTGGGCTCTGTAGTGGCTATTTATTGTTGCACCTGTTTGAGACCCAAGGAGCCCTCGCAGCAGCCAATCCGCTTCTCACTCCGCAGCTATCAGACAGAGACCTTACCCATGATCCTGACCTCCACCAGCCCCAGGGCACCCTCCCGGCAGTCCAGCACAGCCACGAGCTCCAGCTCCACAGGCGGCTCCATCCGCAGGTTCTcctttgccagggctgagccgAGCTGCCTGGTGCCCTCGCCGCCCCCGCCATACACCACAAGCCACCcaatccacctggctcagccaTCTGGTTTCCTGGTGTCACCCCAGTATTTCGCTTACCCCCTCCAGCAGGAGCCCCCCCTGCCTGGGAAGAGCTGTCCAGACTTCAGTTCCAGTTGA